One region of Bacterioplanoides sp. SCSIO 12839 genomic DNA includes:
- a CDS encoding DUF481 domain-containing protein: protein MAAGLLSLTASADRLIMENGDMLTGTVRYMDGNKLRLSTSHSGPVMVQRRRIHSLVIERNVNIELKNGQEVQGSLQSVSTGVTQVNRIDDTPLRLDSLADISFLYYVSPLNQEVDVSGSIIGEVDFENTESRNNHIEWEVALDNTVSYAGFRNNTRLEYEKDSTNGRAVNRETIFDNSSDYLFAEKVFVTGRFRYEEDLFENLSRRYVLGVGLGHQAWKNPFRELIYSVDLVHLDERYQQGQDIVEKGIEFRLNFKEETLINGLYFQHESSVLFISLDNRRIESLSSLEYGLPYNIGINLNYEWDYNDAPEAGNGKAYRNLTIGVSYRW from the coding sequence ATGGCCGCTGGACTGTTATCGCTGACTGCATCAGCGGATCGATTGATCATGGAAAATGGCGATATGTTAACCGGCACGGTTCGTTACATGGATGGTAATAAACTCAGGCTCTCTACTTCACATTCCGGCCCTGTGATGGTTCAACGTCGCCGTATTCATAGTTTGGTGATTGAACGTAACGTCAATATTGAGCTGAAAAACGGCCAGGAAGTACAAGGCAGCTTACAAAGTGTCAGCACCGGGGTGACCCAAGTGAATCGAATCGACGATACTCCTCTGCGGCTTGACTCTCTGGCCGATATTTCTTTTTTGTATTATGTCTCTCCCCTGAATCAGGAAGTGGACGTTTCTGGCTCAATTATTGGCGAAGTGGATTTTGAAAATACCGAGAGCCGAAATAATCATATCGAGTGGGAAGTCGCCCTGGATAATACGGTCAGCTATGCTGGCTTTCGTAATAACACGCGCCTGGAATATGAAAAAGACAGTACCAACGGCCGTGCGGTGAACCGTGAAACCATTTTTGATAATAGCAGCGATTATTTGTTTGCTGAAAAGGTCTTTGTTACCGGGCGTTTCCGTTACGAAGAAGACTTATTTGAAAACCTGAGCCGGCGTTATGTACTGGGTGTGGGGTTGGGTCACCAAGCCTGGAAAAATCCGTTTCGCGAATTGATTTACAGCGTTGACCTGGTGCACCTGGATGAGCGTTATCAGCAGGGCCAGGACATTGTTGAAAAAGGTATTGAGTTTCGCCTGAATTTTAAAGAAGAAACTCTGATAAACGGGCTCTACTTTCAGCATGAGAGTTCGGTGTTATTCATCAGTCTTGATAACCGCCGGATTGAAAGCCTGTCATCTCTGGAATATGGTCTGCCTTATAATATCGGCATCAATCTCAATTACGAATGGGATTACAACGATGCACCTGAGGCAGGCAATGGAAAAGCTTATCGTAATTTAACAATTGGAGTGTCATACCGATGGTAA
- a CDS encoding ATP-dependent zinc protease: MTINTNTPNASDTSEPVSQPSCPEVEQTNNVQDKVVFGQLEYTTINPSGWRMKSRIDSGATTTSIDARDIKPFERDGQSWVRFNLFDRNNGKTFEIEKPVSRIVEIKRHGTEKQKRYVVELELTIGSVSDRVEVSLTDRSDFTYPVLIGRNFMMDRAIIDVSKKYVAKKAAQ, translated from the coding sequence ATGACAATTAATACCAATACCCCTAATGCCTCTGACACCAGTGAGCCTGTTAGCCAGCCTTCATGCCCGGAAGTTGAACAAACAAATAATGTGCAGGATAAAGTGGTATTTGGTCAGTTAGAGTACACCACGATTAACCCTTCGGGTTGGCGTATGAAGTCGCGGATTGACTCTGGCGCGACCACTACTTCAATTGATGCTCGTGATATCAAGCCGTTTGAGCGCGATGGTCAATCCTGGGTGCGTTTTAATTTATTTGACCGTAATAACGGCAAAACCTTTGAGATTGAAAAGCCGGTTTCTCGTATTGTTGAAATCAAGCGTCATGGTACGGAAAAGCAAAAGCGTTATGTTGTTGAGTTGGAGCTGACTATTGGCTCGGTCAGCGATAGGGTTGAAGTTTCTCTGACCGATCGCAGCGACTTCACTTATCCGGTGTTGATCGGCCGTAATTTTATGATGGATCGTGCCATTATTGATGTGAGCAAAAAATACGTTGCTAAAAAAGCCGCTCAGTAA
- a CDS encoding inactive transglutaminase family protein produces the protein MSSRYQVYFIAFVLIALGLGITFYKSNEMGFPLVKGESKEVWTVEAVVTFRALTDPKEAKVSLTLPNQQSGIVILDEQYTTNGYGLTTREENNIRQAQWSIRQASGPQRLYYKTQLLYDWKQQIEQMPEPNLQPQADFNKNELAAAQTIVDKAFDQSSDVNTLVKQLIEIIQTNDLPEVGFLLQQNLELGSKPQLIKNLLALKGVDSTIVRGVYLEDGQRRKLPSEVLSVYVDNEWKLYNFESDRDTSLENFLIWQIGGNSLLDVEGGVDSQVRFSIISNFLSSQKVAVWNNLYLDGEDADLSIYALPIEQQSVFKLILLIPLGALVVVFLRVLVGIKTSGTFMPVLIALAFLETTLITGLPVFLTIILIGLLIRSYLSNINLLLVARVAAIVTIVVGLMGLISITSHKLGIEQGLTVTFFPMIILAWTIERMSIVWEEEGPKDVLVQGSGSLLVAIACYFVMTSEAIIYIAFNFPEIHLATLGAILILGQYNGYRLSELVRFGQVSKSEDEWNIPAQKSESQGGN, from the coding sequence ATGTCGAGCCGTTATCAGGTTTATTTTATCGCCTTTGTGCTGATTGCTCTGGGACTGGGGATAACCTTTTATAAGTCGAATGAAATGGGCTTTCCTCTGGTAAAAGGAGAAAGCAAAGAGGTATGGACTGTTGAAGCTGTGGTGACATTCAGAGCACTGACTGACCCAAAAGAAGCGAAGGTCAGTCTGACATTGCCCAATCAACAAAGTGGTATTGTGATTCTTGATGAACAATACACCACTAATGGTTATGGCCTGACAACCCGTGAAGAAAATAATATCCGCCAAGCCCAATGGAGTATTCGTCAGGCCAGCGGGCCACAGCGTTTATATTATAAAACTCAGCTGCTGTACGATTGGAAACAACAGATTGAACAAATGCCAGAGCCCAATTTACAGCCTCAGGCCGATTTTAATAAAAACGAATTGGCAGCGGCGCAGACCATTGTTGATAAAGCTTTTGATCAGTCATCAGACGTCAACACTCTGGTAAAACAACTGATTGAAATTATTCAGACCAATGATCTGCCAGAAGTGGGCTTTTTGTTGCAGCAAAATCTGGAACTTGGCAGCAAACCACAGCTGATCAAAAATCTGTTGGCGCTAAAAGGCGTCGACTCTACCATTGTTCGTGGTGTCTATCTGGAAGATGGTCAACGCCGTAAATTGCCGTCAGAAGTGTTATCTGTTTATGTCGACAATGAGTGGAAGCTTTATAACTTTGAATCCGATCGTGACACTTCACTGGAGAATTTCTTAATCTGGCAGATTGGTGGCAACTCCTTGTTGGATGTTGAGGGTGGTGTTGATTCTCAGGTTCGTTTCTCCATCATCAGTAACTTCTTATCCAGCCAAAAAGTAGCCGTGTGGAATAACCTGTATCTGGATGGTGAAGATGCAGATCTGAGTATTTATGCACTGCCGATTGAACAGCAAAGTGTATTTAAACTGATTTTACTGATTCCGCTGGGCGCGCTGGTCGTGGTGTTTTTGCGGGTGCTGGTGGGGATTAAAACGTCGGGCACTTTTATGCCGGTATTAATTGCATTGGCATTTCTGGAGACAACTCTGATTACCGGCTTACCAGTATTTCTGACGATTATCCTGATCGGTTTATTGATTCGCTCTTATCTCAGCAATATCAATTTATTATTGGTCGCCCGGGTGGCGGCGATTGTCACCATTGTGGTTGGGTTGATGGGGTTGATCAGTATTACCAGTCATAAACTGGGTATTGAGCAAGGCCTGACCGTCACCTTCTTCCCTATGATTATTCTGGCCTGGACGATTGAACGTATGTCGATTGTCTGGGAAGAAGAAGGGCCTAAAGATGTATTGGTTCAGGGCTCAGGTAGTTTGCTGGTTGCCATCGCCTGTTATTTTGTCATGACCTCAGAGGCCATTATTTATATTGCTTTTAACTTCCCTGAAATCCATCTGGCGACGTTAGGCGCGATTCTGATTCTGGGGCAATACAATGGCTATCGCTTGTCTGAACTGGTGCGCTTTGGTCAGGTCAGTAAATCGGAAGATGAGTGGAATATTCCGGCTCAGAAATCTGAGAGCCAGGGAGGCAACTGA